TTCGTGGCTGGCCTTGTGGGCCAAGAGGGCCCCGCCCCGCAAGTCGCCAATGGCATAAATACCGGGCCCGGCCCGAAAACTTTCGTCTGTGACCACAAAACCTTTCTCCAACTTGAGGCCAAGGTCGGCTAGCCCCTGGGAAAGGGGCCTTCTTCCCACGGCCACAAGGATCACCTCCGCCTCAATTTCCTCCCTTTTTTCGCCATCCACAAGGAGGCCGCCTTTCGTGAGGCCGGCGGCCCTCGTTTTGAGGCGGATCTCGATCCCTTGGCGTTCTAGGCTTTGGCGCAAGAAGGCCTCGCCGCGCCGGGAAAGGCCCAGGCCGGGAAGCAGACCGTCCATCATCTCTACCACCGTGATCTTCGCTCCCAGGCGCCGAAAAACCGTGGCCAGCTCCAGGCCCACCACCCCACCGCCCACCACGGCCATCCGCTCCGGAATTTGCGGGAGGGCCAACGCATGGTCTGAGGACCAGACCCGTTCACCATCGAAAGGCAGGAAAGAAAGTTCCACGGGTGCGGAACCCATGGCCAAGACGATCGCCTTGGCCTCGATCCTCTCCGTTTTGGAGTCGCTTATCACTTCAACCTCGCCCGGTTTGAGGACTCTTCCCTCGCCCCGGAGGATCTCCACCTTGGACGCGGCAAGGAGACGCGCCACGCCGCTTCGAAGGTTTTCCACCACCTGGGAAA
The DNA window shown above is from Methanomassiliicoccales archaeon and carries:
- a CDS encoding FAD-dependent oxidoreductase, translating into MAKTDVVVIGGGPAGYVAARRLGQLGVETILVEKEHLGGTCLNLGCIPTKTLYAATLPLGKTELYRRMGLDFSVRVDLPRLRAFLSQVVENLRSGVARLLAASKVEILRGEGRVLKPGEVEVISDSKTERIEAKAIVLAMGSAPVELSFLPFDGERVWSSDHALALPQIPERMAVVGGGVVGLELATVFRRLGAKITVVEMMDGLLPGLGLSRRGEAFLRQSLERQGIEIRLKTRAAGLTKGGLLVDGEKREEIEAEVILVAVGRRPLSQGLADLGLKLEKGFVVTDESFRAGPGIYAIGDLRGGALLAHKASHEGLLLAETLAAELRGETPATEKPKAIPWTVFTDPPVA